In Anomaloglossus baeobatrachus isolate aAnoBae1 chromosome 3, aAnoBae1.hap1, whole genome shotgun sequence, one genomic interval encodes:
- the LOC142294890 gene encoding uncharacterized protein LOC142294890, translating to MRMHRRPHYGQRLLVKALSSSMSTGSKFLTRLKESYRKRTTLMGNFFLAMKSATVPAIRSFRLVTRKRRQDDVISQDRGDKSPTYIVGDTGSTSSIAKSGANPAHPECAGDAHEGLPEERPRDSLKRKASTTEDIQSKMLPPAKRAATENFSDLCREGSLDLKTPPVEIPSMEIPPMETPPVETPPVEIPPVEMPNFWSHGNNLSPEQLFILRSTGEAGMLDDDIIGMAQELLQHQFEGFDGLQPPAVLLVPGYCVLQNAVQIHYDEERVHWLTTCFKNDQILVADSINTRKLSPSIRQQIINMYGVVVDEPLKHLSFLNVDQQKNCYDCGVFATAFAYEFLADGGDPTAQFQHQEIRAHLLSCLKNGRITAFPKKVRK from the coding sequence ATGAGGATGCATAGGCGTCCACATTATGGCCAGCGGCTGCTGGTCAAGGCTCTCTCATCTTCCATGTCAACTGGTTCCAAATTTCTGACCCGACTCAAGGAATCCTATCGCAAGAGGACAACACTGATGGGAAATTTCTTCCTGGCCATGAAATCCGCCACCGTTCCAGCGATCAGGAGCTTCAGGTTGGTTACAAGAAAAAGACGTCAAGACGACGTCATCAGCCAAGACAGAGGTGACAAGAGTCCAACCTACATAGTAGGTGATACTGGATCCACTTCCAGCATTGCAAAAAGTGGAGCGAATCCTGCACATCCAGAATGTGCTGGAGATGCACACGAGGGGCTGCCAGAAGAAAGACCCCGGGACAGTCTGAAGAGAAAAGCATCAACCACCGAGGACATTCAGTCCAAGATGCTGCCACCGGCCAAAAGAGCCGCTACAGAAAACTTTTCGGATCTATGTAGAGAAGGATCCCTGGACCTGAAGACCCCACCAGTGGAGATCCCATCAATGGAGATCCCACCAATGGAGACCCCACCAGTGGAGACCCCACCAGTGGAGATCCCACCAGTGGAGATGCCTAATTTCTGGAGTCATGGGAACAACCTGTCTCCAGAGCAATTATTCATCCTGAGGAGCACAGGCGAGGCGGGCATGCTGGATGATGACATCATTGGCATGGCCCAGGAGCTGCTGCAGCATCAGTTTGAGGGTTTTGATGGCCTGCAGCCCCCGGCGGTTCTTTTAGTGCCAGGGTACTGCGTACTGCAGAATGCCGTACAGATCCACTATGATGAGGAGAGGGTGCACTGGCTGACTACCTGCTTCAAAAATGACCAAATCTTGGTGGCTGACAGCATCAATACTAGAAAACTGTCGCCATCCATCCGTCAGCAGATTATCAACATGTACGGTGTTGTGGTCGACGAGCCCCTGAAACATCTGAGCTTTCTCAATGTGGATCAGCAAAAAAACTGCTATGACTGTGGGGTGtttgctacagcgtttgcctatgagtttctggcagatggcggtgaccccACAGCTCAGTTCCAGCATCAGGAGATCAGAGCTCATCTACTATCCTGCCTGAAGAACGGCAGGATCACCGCATTTCCAAAGAAGGTTAGGAAGTGA